One window of the Lactobacillus sp. PV034 genome contains the following:
- a CDS encoding gamma-glutamyl-gamma-aminobutyrate hydrolase family protein, which produces MTKPIIGISGSVIIDDGGMFPGYRRSYVNEDYVDSIVQNGGIPYIIPFNEDEEVVKAQLLNVQGLVLSGGHDVDPHNYGEELEQKIGDVWPERDVFDMRLLKLAEENNIPVLGICRGMQIINVAHGGSLYQDLSYRKEKTLKHSQNQTPTLVTHTVKADPNSKIANILGKDEFLTNSFHHQIVKKVAPDFTVAAKCVDGVVEAIENKDASVIGVQWHPEMLHRVVPFQNNLFKYIIDHAEKR; this is translated from the coding sequence ATGACTAAACCGATTATTGGTATTTCAGGTTCAGTGATAATCGATGATGGAGGGATGTTTCCCGGTTATCGTCGTAGTTATGTAAATGAAGATTATGTAGATTCAATTGTACAAAATGGTGGAATTCCTTATATCATTCCATTTAATGAAGATGAAGAAGTAGTTAAAGCACAACTTTTGAATGTACAGGGACTTGTGCTATCGGGTGGACATGATGTTGATCCTCATAATTATGGTGAAGAATTAGAACAGAAGATTGGTGATGTCTGGCCGGAGCGAGATGTCTTTGATATGCGCTTATTAAAATTAGCGGAAGAGAATAATATTCCTGTCTTAGGCATTTGTCGGGGGATGCAAATTATTAACGTGGCCCACGGTGGCAGTCTTTATCAAGATTTGAGTTATCGTAAAGAAAAGACATTAAAACACTCACAAAATCAAACTCCAACGTTGGTTACCCATACTGTTAAGGCAGATCCTAATTCTAAGATTGCCAATATTCTTGGTAAAGATGAATTTTTAACTAATTCATTCCACCATCAAATTGTAAAAAAAGTGGCTCCTGATTTCACAGTAGCTGCCAAATGTGTTGATGGAGTAGTGGAAGCAATTGAAAATAAAGATGCATCAGTAATTGGTGTTCAATGGCATCCTGAAATGTTGCATCGTGTTGTTCCATTCCAAAATAACTTATTTAAATACATTATTGATCACGCTGAAAAAAGATAA